The Bos indicus x Bos taurus breed Angus x Brahman F1 hybrid chromosome 10, Bos_hybrid_MaternalHap_v2.0, whole genome shotgun sequence genome has a segment encoding these proteins:
- the LOC113899416 gene encoding olfactory receptor 11H4 codes for MNRSATHIVMEFVLLGFPGCWEVQIFLFSLFLVVYALTLVGNGAIICAVKWDPRLYTPMYFLLGNFAFLEIWYVSSTVPNMLVNILSKTKAISFSGCFLQFYFFFSLGTAECLFLAVMAYDRYQAICHPLHYPIIMTRRLCGTLVSLCWLIGFLGYPIPIFFISQLPFCGPNIIDHFLCDIDPLMALSCAPAPITEFIFYTQSSLVLFFTIMYILRSYTLLLRAVLQIPSTAGRRKAFSTCGSHLTVVSLFYGTVMVMYVSPTYGISALMQKILTLVYSIMTPFLNPLIYSLRNKDMKLALRNVLFGRRISQNS; via the coding sequence ATGAACAGGTCAGCAACACACATTGTGATGGAGTTTGTTCTCCTGGGATTCCCTGGTTGCTGGGAGGtacagatttttctcttctcactATTTTTGGTGGTTTATGCCTTGACTTTGGTGGGGAATGGAGCCATTATCTGTGCAGTGAAATGGGACCCACGACTGTacacccccatgtactttctGTTGGGAAACTTTGCCTTCCTTGAAATCTGGTATGTTTCCTCCACTGTTCCTAACATGCTAGTCAACATTCTCTCCAAAACGAAGGCCATCTCATTTTCTGGCTGCTTCCTccaattctatttcttcttttccctggGCACAGCTGAATGTCTCTTCTTAGCAGTAATGGCTTATGATCGGTACCAGGCCATCTGTCACCCACTGCACTACCCCATCATCATGACTCGGAGGCTCTGTGGAACACTGGTATCTCTCTGCTGGCTCATTGGATTCCTTGGCTACCCAATCCCCATTTTTTTCATCTCCCAACTTCCCTTCTGTGGACCCAATATCATTGATCACTTCCTGTGTGATATAGATCCACTGATGGCTCTGTCCTGTGCTCCAGCCCCCattactgaatttattttctatactCAGAGCTCCCTTGTCCTCTTTTTCACTATTATGTATATTCTTCGATCCTACACCCTGCTGCTCAGAGCTGTTCTTCAGATCCCTTCTACAGCTGGCCGGAGAAAGGCCTTTTCAACCTGTGGTTCTCATTTAACTGTGGTGTCTCTTTTCTATGGGACAGTCATGGTAATGTATGTGAGTCCTACATATGGCATCTCAGCTTTGATGCAGAAAATCCTCACATTGGTATATTCAATAATGACTCCTTTCCTTAATCCCCTGATTTATAGTCTTCGCAATAAGGACATGAAACTTGCCCTGAGAAATGTCCTGTTTGGAAGGAGAATTAGTCAAAATTCATGA